The Mycolicibacterium fluoranthenivorans genome has a window encoding:
- the panB gene encoding 3-methyl-2-oxobutanoate hydroxymethyltransferase: protein MSEQSVYGGTSTPVKVRTHHLHKWKSEGHKWAMLTAYDFSTARIFDDAGIPVLLVGDSAANVVYGYDTTVRVTVDELIPLVSAVVRGAAHALVVADLPFGSYESSPAQALATATRFMKETGAHAVKLEGGERVAEQIATLTAAGIPVVAHIGFTPQSVNSLGGYRVQGRGDAGDQTIHDAIAVAEAGAVAVVLEMVPAELATQITGKLTIPTIGIGAGPNCDAQVLVWQDMAGMTSGKTAKFVKKFAQVGDVLRSAATQYADEVASGVFPAEEHSY from the coding sequence ATGTCTGAGCAGTCCGTTTATGGTGGCACCAGCACGCCCGTGAAGGTCCGCACCCACCATCTGCATAAGTGGAAGTCCGAAGGCCACAAGTGGGCCATGCTCACCGCTTACGACTTCTCCACCGCCCGAATCTTCGACGACGCCGGTATCCCGGTGCTGTTGGTCGGCGACTCCGCCGCCAATGTCGTCTACGGCTACGACACCACGGTGCGGGTGACCGTCGACGAACTGATCCCGCTGGTCAGCGCCGTCGTCCGCGGTGCGGCACACGCGCTGGTGGTCGCCGACCTGCCGTTCGGCAGCTATGAGTCCAGCCCGGCCCAGGCACTGGCCACCGCGACCCGTTTCATGAAGGAGACCGGCGCCCACGCCGTCAAGCTCGAAGGTGGCGAGCGGGTGGCCGAGCAGATCGCCACGCTGACCGCGGCCGGTATCCCGGTGGTCGCGCATATCGGCTTCACCCCGCAGAGCGTGAACAGCCTGGGCGGCTACCGCGTTCAGGGCCGCGGCGACGCGGGCGATCAGACCATCCACGACGCGATCGCGGTGGCCGAGGCCGGCGCGGTCGCCGTGGTGCTGGAGATGGTGCCCGCCGAGCTGGCCACCCAGATCACCGGCAAGCTCACCATCCCGACGATCGGCATCGGCGCCGGTCCGAACTGCGACGCGCAGGTGCTGGTCTGGCAGGACATGGCCGGGATGACGTCGGGCAAGACCGCCAAGTTCGTCAAGAAGTTCGCTCAGGTCGGCGACGTATTGCGCAGCGCGGCAACGCAATACGCCGATGAGGTGGCCAGCGGAGTATTCCCGGCCGAGGAACACTCGTACTGA
- the glnA gene encoding type I glutamate--ammonia ligase produces MDRQKEFVLRTLEERDIRFVRLWFTDVLGYLKSVAIAPAELEGAFEEGIGFDGSSIEGFARVYESDTVARPDPSTFQVLPWTTSAGKHYSARMFCDITMPDGSPSWADSRHVLRRQLAKASDLGFSCYVHPEIEFFLLKPGEDDGSVPVPADNGGYFDQAVHDAAPNFRRHAIDALEQMGISVEFSHHEGAPGQQEIDLRYADALSMADNVMTFRYVVKEVALADGVRASFMPKPFGEYPGSAMHTHMSLFEGENNAFHSADDPLQLSDVAKSFIAGILEHASEISAVTNQWVNSYKRLVHGGEAPTAASWGASNRSALVRVPMYTPRKASSRRIEVRSPDSACNPYLAFAVLLAAGLRGIEKNYVLGPQAEDNVWSLTPEERRAMGYRELPSSLGVALAEMEGSELVAEALGEHVFDYFLRNKRTEWENYRSTVTPFELKNYLSL; encoded by the coding sequence ATGGACCGCCAGAAGGAATTCGTGCTGCGCACGCTGGAGGAACGCGATATCCGGTTTGTGCGGCTGTGGTTCACCGACGTCCTCGGATACCTCAAGTCGGTGGCGATCGCCCCCGCCGAGCTGGAGGGTGCGTTCGAAGAGGGCATCGGCTTCGACGGCTCGTCGATCGAGGGCTTCGCGCGGGTGTACGAATCGGACACCGTGGCGCGGCCCGACCCGTCCACCTTCCAGGTGCTGCCCTGGACGACGAGCGCCGGCAAGCACTACTCGGCGCGGATGTTCTGCGATATCACCATGCCCGACGGTTCACCGTCCTGGGCCGACTCGCGGCATGTGCTGCGCCGCCAGCTGGCCAAGGCCAGTGATCTGGGCTTCTCCTGCTACGTGCATCCGGAGATCGAGTTCTTCCTGCTCAAGCCGGGCGAAGATGACGGCTCGGTGCCCGTTCCGGCCGACAACGGCGGCTACTTCGATCAGGCCGTGCACGACGCGGCCCCCAACTTCCGCCGGCACGCCATCGACGCGCTGGAACAGATGGGTATCTCGGTGGAGTTCAGCCACCACGAGGGTGCGCCCGGCCAGCAGGAGATCGACCTGCGCTACGCCGACGCGCTCTCCATGGCCGACAACGTGATGACCTTCCGGTATGTGGTGAAGGAGGTCGCGCTGGCCGACGGGGTGCGCGCGTCGTTCATGCCCAAGCCGTTCGGCGAGTACCCGGGCTCGGCGATGCACACCCACATGAGCCTGTTCGAGGGGGAGAACAACGCCTTCCACAGCGCCGATGACCCGCTGCAACTCTCGGATGTCGCCAAGTCGTTCATCGCCGGGATCCTGGAGCACGCCAGCGAGATCAGCGCCGTCACCAACCAGTGGGTGAACTCCTACAAGCGGTTGGTGCACGGCGGCGAGGCGCCGACGGCCGCGTCGTGGGGCGCGTCCAACCGGTCGGCATTGGTGCGTGTGCCGATGTACACCCCGCGCAAGGCGTCCAGCCGGCGTATCGAGGTGCGCAGTCCCGACTCGGCCTGCAACCCGTACCTGGCCTTCGCGGTGCTGCTGGCCGCCGGTCTGCGCGGTATCGAGAAGAACTACGTGCTCGGGCCGCAGGCCGAGGACAACGTGTGGAGCCTGACGCCCGAGGAACGCCGCGCGATGGGCTACCGGGAACTGCCGTCCTCGCTGGGTGTCGCCCTCGCCGAGATGGAGGGTTCCGAACTCGTCGCGGAAGCGTTGGGGGAGCACGTCTTCGATTACTTCCTGCGCAACAAGCGCACCGAGTGGGAGAACTACCGCAGCACCGTCACCCCGTTCGAGCTGAAGAACTACCTGTCGCTGTAG
- a CDS encoding alpha/beta hydrolase, producing the protein MSAMWLAGRIFAMLLALPIVAGVLCAPAVAAPEPVYGRPAVWGSCQRFLGAGPEIDRLLPTAQCADVAVPVDWNALDPNAANPQGAQAQLAVIRVPASGQKIGTLMVNPGGPGASAVDTVAGMAVALAGSPIAQGFDLVGFDPRGVGYSTPQVRCRTDAEFDAYRREPLADYSPAGVAHIEDVFRQFAQSCLDRMGPQFLANIGTASAARDMDVVRAALGEEQISYLGFSYGTELGAAYADRYPDRVRAMVLDGAVDPDTDPINENINQLAGFQAAFNDYAADCARSPDCPLGTDPAQFSNRYHQLIDPLVLRPGGTSDPRGLGYADAITGTANALYTKRYWKYLTSGLLGLARGTDAGDLLMLADEYWNRDPAGHYGNQQDAFAAIRCVDGPYPKDPAVWAEADQRARAAAPFMEYGTFTGYAPRDICSLWPVPPTTVPHDASPLPAGKAVVVSTTRDPATPYQAGVDLARELNAALITFDGTQHTVVFNGDACVDTAVVNFLTALTPPPAGLQC; encoded by the coding sequence ATGAGCGCCATGTGGCTGGCGGGCAGGATTTTCGCAATGCTGCTGGCCCTCCCGATTGTGGCCGGCGTGCTGTGCGCACCCGCGGTGGCGGCACCCGAACCGGTGTACGGCCGGCCGGCGGTGTGGGGGAGCTGTCAGCGCTTCCTCGGCGCCGGCCCCGAGATCGATCGACTGCTGCCGACGGCGCAGTGTGCCGACGTGGCGGTGCCCGTGGACTGGAATGCGCTGGACCCGAACGCTGCCAATCCGCAAGGCGCACAAGCGCAATTGGCCGTGATCCGGGTCCCGGCCAGCGGGCAGAAGATCGGCACGCTGATGGTCAACCCCGGCGGCCCCGGCGCGTCGGCGGTCGACACCGTCGCTGGGATGGCGGTCGCCCTGGCCGGATCCCCGATAGCGCAGGGTTTCGATCTGGTCGGCTTCGATCCGCGCGGTGTCGGGTATTCGACCCCGCAGGTGCGGTGCCGCACCGACGCGGAGTTCGACGCCTACCGTCGCGAGCCGTTGGCCGACTACAGCCCGGCCGGAGTGGCGCATATCGAGGATGTCTTCCGGCAGTTTGCCCAGTCCTGCCTGGACCGGATGGGTCCGCAATTCCTGGCCAATATCGGCACCGCGTCCGCGGCCAGGGATATGGACGTGGTGCGCGCCGCACTGGGTGAGGAACAGATCAGCTACCTCGGGTTCTCCTACGGCACCGAACTGGGCGCCGCCTACGCCGATCGCTATCCGGACCGCGTCCGCGCGATGGTGCTCGACGGGGCCGTCGACCCCGACACCGATCCCATCAACGAGAACATCAACCAGCTGGCCGGATTCCAGGCGGCGTTCAACGACTACGCCGCCGACTGCGCGCGCTCACCCGATTGCCCGCTGGGCACCGACCCCGCCCAGTTCTCCAACCGCTACCACCAGCTGATCGACCCGTTGGTGCTGCGTCCCGGGGGCACCTCGGACCCGCGTGGGCTGGGTTACGCCGATGCCATCACCGGCACCGCGAACGCGCTCTACACCAAGCGCTACTGGAAGTACCTGACCAGTGGGTTGCTCGGGCTGGCCCGCGGCACCGACGCCGGTGACCTGCTGATGCTGGCCGACGAGTACTGGAACCGGGACCCGGCCGGCCATTACGGAAACCAGCAGGACGCGTTCGCCGCCATCCGCTGCGTGGACGGGCCCTACCCGAAGGATCCGGCGGTGTGGGCCGAGGCCGATCAGCGGGCCCGCGCGGCCGCGCCGTTCATGGAGTACGGGACGTTCACCGGATATGCGCCGCGCGATATCTGCTCGCTGTGGCCGGTGCCGCCGACCACCGTGCCCCATGACGCGTCCCCCCTGCCGGCGGGTAAGGCCGTGGTGGTGTCCACCACGCGCGACCCGGCGACGCCGTATCAGGCCGGTGTGGACCTGGCCCGTGAACTCAATGCCGCGCTGATCACCTTCGACGGCACCCAGCACACGGTGGTGTTCAACGGCGACGCGTGTGTGGACACCGCCGTGGTGAACTTCCTGACCGCGCTGACGCCGCCACCTGCCGGCCTGCAGTGTTGA
- a CDS encoding WS/DGAT/MGAT family O-acyltransferase, with protein sequence MQRRALQRLSGLDASFLYLETAAQPLHVCSILELDTATMPGGYTFGRLRDELAMRIKAMPEFREKLADSRFNPDHPVWVEDNDFDVQRHLHRIGLPAPGGRAELAEICGHIASLPLDRSRPLWEMWVIENIAGTDAHAGGKLALLTKVHHAAVDGVTGANLMSTLCSTEPDAPPPDPVQGAGSASELEIAVNGALTFATRPLKLVNMLPSTLSTVIDTARRATKGLTMAAPFAAPKTTFNANVTGHRNISFAELDLGDIKKVRAHFGVKVNDVVMALVSGVLRRYLLDRDELPESSLVAMIPVSVHDKSDRPGRNQVSGMFSSLHTNVEDPVDRLKAISAANSTAKQHSSAIGATLLQDWSQFAAPAVFGIAMRVYARSNLSAAAPVHNLVVSNVPGPQVPLYLLGCEVKAMYPLGPIFHGSGLNITVMSLNGKLDIGIISCPELLPDLWDMADDFALALDELLDATNRV encoded by the coding sequence ATGCAAAGGCGCGCACTTCAACGACTGAGCGGTCTCGACGCCAGTTTCCTCTACCTCGAAACCGCGGCGCAGCCTTTGCACGTCTGCTCGATCCTGGAACTGGACACCGCCACGATGCCCGGCGGCTACACCTTCGGCCGGCTGCGCGACGAGCTGGCGATGCGGATCAAGGCGATGCCGGAGTTCCGGGAGAAGCTCGCCGACAGCCGGTTCAACCCCGATCATCCGGTGTGGGTGGAGGACAACGATTTCGACGTGCAGCGCCATCTGCACCGGATCGGACTGCCGGCACCCGGTGGGCGCGCCGAACTCGCCGAGATCTGCGGGCATATCGCGTCGCTGCCGCTGGACCGCAGCAGGCCGCTGTGGGAGATGTGGGTCATCGAGAACATCGCGGGCACCGACGCGCACGCCGGCGGAAAACTGGCCCTGCTCACCAAGGTGCACCACGCCGCCGTCGACGGCGTCACCGGCGCCAATCTGATGTCGACGCTGTGCAGCACCGAACCCGACGCCCCGCCGCCGGACCCCGTGCAAGGGGCCGGAAGCGCATCCGAACTGGAGATCGCCGTCAACGGCGCCCTCACGTTCGCCACCCGGCCGCTGAAGCTGGTGAACATGCTGCCCTCCACGCTGTCCACGGTCATCGACACCGCGCGCCGGGCCACCAAGGGGCTCACCATGGCCGCGCCGTTCGCCGCGCCCAAAACCACCTTCAACGCCAATGTCACCGGGCATCGCAACATCTCGTTCGCCGAGCTCGACCTGGGCGATATCAAGAAGGTGCGAGCCCATTTCGGGGTCAAGGTCAACGATGTGGTGATGGCACTGGTGTCCGGGGTGCTGCGCCGCTACCTGCTCGACCGCGACGAACTACCGGAATCCTCGCTGGTGGCCATGATCCCGGTGTCGGTGCACGACAAATCCGACCGGCCCGGCCGCAATCAGGTGTCGGGGATGTTCTCCTCGCTGCACACCAACGTGGAAGACCCCGTGGACCGGCTGAAAGCCATCTCGGCGGCCAATTCAACTGCCAAGCAGCATAGTTCCGCGATCGGCGCGACACTGCTGCAGGACTGGTCGCAGTTCGCCGCGCCCGCCGTGTTCGGTATCGCGATGCGTGTCTACGCCCGCAGCAACCTGTCGGCGGCGGCACCCGTGCACAACCTGGTGGTCTCCAACGTGCCCGGCCCGCAGGTTCCGCTCTATCTGCTCGGTTGCGAGGTCAAGGCGATGTATCCGCTCGGTCCGATCTTCCATGGGTCGGGGCTGAACATCACGGTCATGTCGCTCAACGGCAAGCTCGACATCGGCATCATCTCCTGTCCCGAGCTGCTGCCCGATCTGTGGGACATGGCCGACGACTTCGCCCTCGCCCTCGATGAGTTGCTCGACGCGACCAACCGCGTCTAG
- a CDS encoding alpha/beta hydrolase has translation MKLTRGVVAAAMVLLLVAGCSNVVDGRAVISAPRPGSPVQWSPCKAGSGEARIPSGADCGFLSVPVNYDKPDGEVAQLAMIRFKATGEKVGTLFVNPGGPGESGVDAAVSMVGTLPDSVRQRFDLVGFDPRGVGSSKPALWCNSDEDNDRIRADPQVDYTPEGVAHIEAETKAFVARCQDKMGDEFLENIGTVSVAKDLDAMRQAVGDDKLTYLGYSYGTRIGAEYAERFPDKVRAMILDGAVDPNADPVEADIRQAKAFQTAFDNYAADCATKADCPLGTDPAKAVAVYHSLVDPLVNKPAPTKDPRGLSYSDSVVGTILPLYSPNLWRHLTQALTELKKGRGDTMLALADLYMGRDADGHYNNSTDVRISVNCVDEPPITDRATVIDEDRRAREVAPFMSYGEFTGHAPLGTCAFWPVPPTSTPHELKASGLPPTLVVSTTHDPATPYEAGVDLAKQLGGTLLTYEGTQHTVVFQGNSCVDGIAAKYLVDVVVPPEGSRC, from the coding sequence ATGAAGCTCACGCGCGGCGTCGTCGCGGCCGCCATGGTGCTGCTCCTTGTCGCAGGATGCAGCAATGTTGTCGACGGGCGAGCGGTGATCTCCGCGCCCCGGCCCGGAAGCCCGGTGCAATGGTCACCGTGCAAGGCGGGCTCGGGTGAAGCGCGCATCCCGTCGGGTGCCGACTGTGGCTTCCTGTCCGTTCCGGTGAACTACGACAAGCCCGACGGCGAGGTCGCCCAACTGGCGATGATCCGCTTCAAGGCCACCGGTGAGAAGGTCGGCACCCTGTTCGTCAACCCCGGCGGGCCGGGGGAGTCCGGGGTGGACGCCGCGGTGTCGATGGTGGGCACCCTGCCCGACTCGGTGCGTCAGCGCTTCGACCTGGTCGGCTTCGACCCGCGCGGTGTCGGGTCGTCCAAGCCGGCCCTGTGGTGCAACTCCGATGAGGACAACGACCGGATTCGAGCCGACCCGCAGGTCGACTACACCCCGGAAGGGGTGGCTCATATCGAGGCCGAGACCAAGGCCTTCGTCGCCCGCTGCCAGGACAAGATGGGCGACGAGTTCCTGGAGAACATCGGAACCGTAAGCGTGGCAAAAGATCTCGATGCGATGCGGCAGGCCGTCGGTGATGACAAGCTGACCTACCTGGGTTACTCGTACGGCACCCGGATCGGAGCGGAGTACGCCGAGCGGTTCCCGGACAAGGTGCGCGCCATGATTCTCGACGGCGCGGTGGACCCGAACGCCGATCCGGTGGAAGCCGATATCCGCCAGGCGAAGGCGTTCCAGACCGCGTTCGACAATTACGCCGCCGACTGCGCGACCAAGGCGGACTGCCCGCTGGGCACCGACCCCGCCAAGGCTGTCGCCGTCTACCACTCGCTGGTCGACCCGCTGGTGAACAAGCCGGCCCCGACCAAGGATCCGCGCGGGCTGAGCTACAGCGACTCCGTCGTCGGCACCATCCTGCCGCTGTACTCGCCGAACCTGTGGCGCCACCTGACCCAGGCGCTGACCGAGCTGAAGAAGGGCCGCGGCGACACCATGCTGGCGCTGGCGGACCTGTACATGGGCCGCGATGCCGACGGTCACTACAACAACTCGACCGATGTCCGGATCTCGGTGAACTGTGTCGACGAGCCGCCCATCACCGACCGTGCCACCGTCATTGACGAGGACCGCCGGGCCCGCGAGGTCGCTCCGTTCATGAGCTATGGCGAGTTCACCGGGCACGCCCCGCTCGGCACGTGCGCCTTCTGGCCGGTGCCGCCGACCTCCACGCCGCACGAGTTGAAGGCGTCCGGTCTGCCGCCGACCCTGGTGGTGTCGACCACCCACGACCCGGCGACCCCGTACGAGGCCGGTGTCGATCTGGCCAAGCAGTTGGGCGGCACGTTGCTGACGTATGAGGGCACCCAGCACACCGTGGTGTTCCAGGGCAACAGTTGCGTGGACGGGATCGCCGCCAAATACCTCGTGGACGTGGTGGTGCCACCGGAAGGCAGCCGCTGCTAG
- a CDS encoding ABC transporter permease, with amino-acid sequence MSSRSRQDLAAAAELRTLADSLGAAAAAAAAAEWGDDTALRAEAAKARSTLATLTQLPDDAIAEAPAEVVHAVRRARVAVAEAVVTVAQARAVNPSRVPPLRPSISGGVRRVADEVRHIVADRPRAVLLRIVITLGVSLSLVAFYHLTGLTRYDAGRLTLYLFAAVVGSVVCTNALCFEADRVRRALVAGDPVWRVLVTKNLAIAAAVLGAGLPVITVLTVAGDGNFVAMVDQLLTMVFIWLGAANVLSVVYPLRHEPISARLHDGTWLPFAFSFALSYGVGLTVNLMIYWRLWSRQTASRELVGGDWAAFALVLGSALSSWVLLTVFAVTCSRHPRLRARLSREMVAYQKN; translated from the coding sequence ATGAGCAGTCGATCCCGCCAAGACCTGGCGGCCGCCGCGGAGTTGCGCACGCTGGCCGATTCGCTGGGTGCCGCGGCCGCCGCGGCGGCCGCCGCCGAATGGGGTGACGACACCGCCTTGCGCGCCGAGGCCGCCAAGGCGCGGTCCACCCTGGCCACGCTGACGCAGCTGCCCGACGACGCCATCGCCGAAGCCCCGGCCGAGGTGGTGCACGCGGTGCGCCGCGCCCGGGTGGCGGTGGCCGAAGCCGTCGTCACAGTCGCCCAGGCCCGTGCGGTGAACCCCAGCCGGGTCCCACCGCTGCGACCGTCGATATCGGGAGGCGTACGCCGGGTGGCCGACGAGGTCCGCCATATCGTGGCCGACCGGCCGCGCGCGGTGCTGCTGCGGATCGTGATCACCCTGGGCGTCAGCCTGAGCTTGGTGGCGTTCTATCACCTGACGGGTCTGACCCGCTACGACGCGGGCCGGCTCACCCTGTACCTGTTCGCCGCGGTGGTCGGCAGCGTGGTGTGCACCAACGCGTTGTGCTTCGAGGCCGACCGGGTGCGGCGCGCGCTGGTCGCCGGCGACCCGGTGTGGCGGGTGCTGGTGACCAAGAACCTCGCGATCGCCGCGGCGGTGCTCGGCGCGGGCCTGCCGGTGATCACGGTGCTGACCGTGGCGGGCGACGGCAATTTCGTCGCGATGGTCGACCAGCTGCTCACCATGGTCTTCATCTGGCTGGGTGCCGCCAATGTGTTGTCGGTGGTGTATCCGCTGCGCCACGAACCGATTTCGGCGCGCCTGCACGACGGAACCTGGCTACCGTTCGCGTTCTCCTTCGCCCTGTCCTACGGGGTCGGGCTCACCGTGAACCTGATGATCTACTGGCGGTTGTGGTCGCGCCAGACGGCTTCACGCGAGCTGGTCGGCGGGGACTGGGCGGCCTTCGCCCTGGTGCTGGGCAGCGCGCTGAGCAGTTGGGTGCTGCTGACCGTGTTCGCCGTCACGTGCAGTCGTCATCCCCGGCTGCGTGCCCGACTGTCCCGCGAGATGGTTGCCTACCAGAAGAATTGA
- a CDS encoding enoyl-CoA hydratase/isomerase family protein: MTEFETLKFAQSGPVTSIVLNRPDAANGMNDAMTRELAVAASLCDTEATKVVTLTGAGRFFCAGGDLKSMAAAPDPGVFVKGIADDLHRAMSTFARMDAVLITAVNGVAAGAGFSLGVSGDLVLAAESASFTMAYTKAGLSPDGGASYVLPRLVGLRRAQDLMITNRVLKASEALAWGLVTEVVPDAELPQWLEALAAKVAAGARGSNSAVKKLLLSTYSAGYEAQLEHEARHIAGNASSADGKEGIAAFLGKRAPEFS; encoded by the coding sequence ATGACCGAATTCGAAACGCTGAAGTTCGCTCAGTCGGGGCCCGTCACCAGCATCGTGCTGAACCGGCCGGACGCGGCCAACGGCATGAACGACGCGATGACCCGCGAGCTGGCGGTCGCGGCCTCGCTGTGCGACACCGAGGCGACGAAGGTGGTCACCCTCACCGGGGCGGGACGGTTCTTCTGCGCGGGCGGGGACCTCAAGTCGATGGCCGCCGCGCCCGATCCCGGAGTGTTCGTCAAGGGCATCGCCGACGACCTGCACCGGGCGATGTCCACCTTCGCGCGGATGGATGCCGTGCTCATCACCGCCGTGAACGGGGTGGCCGCCGGTGCCGGATTCTCCCTCGGCGTCTCGGGCGATCTGGTGCTGGCCGCCGAATCGGCATCGTTCACGATGGCCTACACCAAGGCGGGCCTGAGCCCCGACGGTGGCGCGTCGTATGTGCTGCCGCGTCTGGTCGGACTGCGCCGCGCCCAGGACCTGATGATCACCAACCGGGTGCTCAAGGCGTCCGAGGCACTGGCGTGGGGACTGGTCACCGAGGTGGTGCCCGACGCCGAGCTGCCCCAGTGGCTGGAGGCGCTGGCCGCCAAGGTGGCCGCCGGTGCGCGCGGATCCAACTCTGCGGTCAAGAAGCTGCTGTTGAGCACGTACTCGGCCGGCTACGAAGCCCAGCTGGAGCATGAGGCCCGCCATATCGCCGGCAATGCCTCCTCTGCCGACGGGAAAGAAGGCATCGCGGCGTTCCTGGGCAAGCGGGCGCCCGAGTTTTCCTGA